From a region of the Streptacidiphilus albus JL83 genome:
- a CDS encoding MFS transporter, with product MTVTAGTATGTSTTRVRSRSALREPAFRRYLSGQTVSQLGNQIWYVALSWSAVHLGSAGTAGLLLTLSALPRLMLILFGGVIADRFDIRRLMLGSDALRTLVTLGAAGIALLNPGMALLATLAVGFGIVDALFLPSAGAMQPRLLEPGQYPSGAVVASMAARLALSVGAPLGGLLVALGGVPLALLVDAATFAVSVATLATVRPRPLPEAVDGEGGRKAAPSCAKDFRAGLSFLVRHPVLGPMTLVVLLINVGFVGPMNIGMAELADHRGWGASGIGLMLTGFGLGSAAGALLMSRLKVRGGAGVWMAVCGAVQGIAVFGTALVPGTGTAVAATAVVGLCSGPIAVIASILTQSETPDELRGRVSAFSTLLSLGIVPLAGAATGFAIATVGLVGAYAGCGAVEVAGLLMLLLPGFRRAACPTR from the coding sequence ATGACCGTGACGGCGGGTACCGCGACCGGCACGTCCACCACCCGCGTCCGCTCCCGCTCCGCCCTGCGGGAGCCTGCCTTCCGGCGCTACCTGAGCGGCCAGACCGTCTCCCAGCTCGGAAACCAGATCTGGTACGTCGCCCTGTCCTGGTCCGCGGTCCACCTCGGCTCGGCCGGCACCGCGGGCCTGCTGCTCACCCTGTCGGCGCTGCCCCGGCTGATGCTGATCCTCTTCGGCGGCGTGATCGCGGACCGCTTCGACATCCGCCGGCTGATGCTCGGCAGCGACGCCCTGCGCACCCTGGTCACCCTCGGCGCCGCCGGCATCGCGCTGCTGAACCCGGGCATGGCCCTGCTGGCCACCCTCGCCGTCGGCTTCGGCATCGTCGACGCGCTGTTCCTGCCCTCGGCCGGAGCCATGCAGCCGCGACTGCTGGAACCCGGGCAGTACCCGAGCGGCGCGGTCGTCGCCAGTATGGCGGCCCGGCTGGCGCTGTCCGTCGGCGCCCCGCTGGGCGGACTGCTGGTCGCCCTGGGCGGCGTGCCGCTGGCGCTGCTGGTCGACGCCGCGACCTTCGCCGTCTCGGTGGCGACCCTGGCCACCGTCCGACCGCGACCGCTGCCGGAGGCGGTCGACGGCGAGGGCGGCCGGAAGGCGGCCCCCTCCTGTGCCAAGGACTTCCGGGCCGGACTGTCGTTCCTGGTCCGGCACCCGGTGCTGGGCCCGATGACCCTGGTCGTGCTGCTGATCAACGTGGGCTTCGTCGGCCCGATGAACATCGGCATGGCCGAGCTGGCCGACCACCGGGGCTGGGGCGCGTCGGGCATCGGCCTGATGCTGACCGGCTTCGGCCTGGGCTCGGCCGCCGGGGCGCTGCTGATGAGCCGGCTCAAGGTGCGCGGCGGCGCCGGGGTCTGGATGGCGGTCTGCGGAGCCGTCCAGGGGATCGCGGTGTTCGGCACCGCGCTGGTCCCCGGCACCGGAACGGCCGTGGCCGCCACCGCCGTCGTCGGCCTGTGCAGCGGCCCGATCGCCGTGATCGCCTCGATCCTGACCCAGTCCGAGACGCCGGACGAGCTCCGGGGCCGGGTCAGCGCCTTCAGCACGCTGCTCTCCCTCGGCATCGTCCCGCTGGCCGGGGCGGCCACCGGCTTCGCCATCGCCACGGTCGGCCTGGTCGGCGCCTACGCGGGCTGCGGGGCGGTCGAGGTGGCCGGACTCCTGATGCTGCTCCTCCCGGGCTTCCGCAGAGCGGCCTGCCCGACGCGCTGA
- a CDS encoding ATP-binding protein: MAARGVTQQQYAVKDGGALRTAWPEPAEGLPPADLSTLPTVWPNEVPESGIGLFASSEELERALFDRLVDPQGSEVRFAAGPQSSRRVRRLTMSALESWGLGGHGEVAAQLVSELIANAVRHTGGRTFGLRLVRRHGCVRFEVYDPSRALPCLILGEPEDEGGRGLQLVDKLSQRWGADLMSHGKSVWFELRVREAAPSA, from the coding sequence ATGGCAGCACGGGGCGTCACACAGCAGCAGTACGCGGTCAAGGACGGCGGTGCCCTTCGGACCGCCTGGCCGGAGCCCGCGGAAGGGCTTCCACCTGCGGACTTATCCACGCTGCCGACGGTCTGGCCGAACGAGGTCCCCGAGTCCGGAATCGGACTGTTCGCCTCCTCGGAGGAGTTGGAGCGGGCCCTCTTCGACCGGTTGGTCGACCCGCAGGGGAGTGAGGTCCGGTTCGCCGCCGGGCCGCAGTCCTCCAGGCGGGTCCGACGCCTCACCATGTCCGCCCTGGAATCCTGGGGCCTGGGCGGGCACGGCGAGGTGGCGGCGCAACTGGTCTCCGAGCTGATCGCCAATGCGGTCCGGCACACCGGGGGCCGAACCTTCGGCCTGCGGCTGGTGCGCCGCCACGGCTGCGTCCGCTTCGAGGTGTACGACCCCTCGCGCGCGCTGCCCTGTCTGATCCTGGGCGAACCGGAGGACGAGGGCGGGCGCGGCCTCCAGCTCGTCGACAAGCTCTCGCAGCGCTGGGGCGCGGATCTGATGTCGCACGGCAAGTCGGTCTGGTTCGAGCTCCGGGTCCGCGAAGCGGCTCCGAGCGCCTGA